In the genome of Pontibacter actiniarum, the window CGCAGCCGCATTATAGAGCGCCCAATTGAGGAGCACCTGCGCCTGCGTGAAGAGCATGTGCGTGTGGAGCGCAACCCCGTAAACCGACCGGCTACACCAGGAGACATGAACGCCTTTAAGGAAGGCTCCGTTGAGATGACGGAGCATGCGGAAGAGCCCGTGGTGCGCAAAGAGGCCCGTGTCGTGGAAGAGATAAACCTCGGAAAGGATGTAGAAGAGCACGACGAGAACATCAAAGGCACTGTGCGCAAAACAGACGTGGAAGTAGACAGGCTAGATGAAGACGAACTGCGCCGCCGCCGAACAGAAGGCGACCGGCCAGGCAATGTATAACGAAGCTGCTGCACAGCGTAAACACGAAGCGGAGGTTCCCAAAGAGCCTCCGCTTCGTGTTTACGCTGAGGCGCCGCCACCGGGAGCGGGTATGCCGCTGATTTTTGCCTTTAGCAGCAAGCCCTGGCGAAGGAGAACGAACGGCCGCGCTCGTAGTTCTAAGCAGGCACAAAGGCCGCTGGAAGTGTCCCCTTGAGCGTAAGCTAAAAGCACAAGCGCGCACGTCCGCTTGTGACGTAGTACAGCAGCTACTTGTCACTGGGTTTTCTTGCGTTACAGCGGTACTTACCTGTTGGTAAACAGGCTTGTGTACCGACGTGTCGAACATAACACCAGGTGCGTGGTTAAGAGGTAGCAGGTCGCAGTCGGCAACCAGGCAGCCAGCGTGCTACGCCGGGACGAATGTGGTGTAGCATTTTTTTAATAAATTTGAGCTATCTAAATTAAAGGCTTATCACGATAGAAATATTATGGAAGACAGTAAAGTGCTGAACTATATTGAAGAGGTATTAGAAAACATGCCAGCCGACTGGTTGAGGCTAACAACCCATCGGCTGGATATTTACAACGAGCAACTAGCCAAAACCCAATTCTTGGAGCAGTTTGAAGCTTTGTTTGAAGCACGCAATGCGGAAACAGCAGCGCTCAGTGCGTTACCCACTGCTTTCGACTATATCCGCTTAGGCCATCCGTTGTCTTCAATCCTGGAGTGGGCAATTGCCAGCCTGCACAACCTGAAGCCGGAAAATGTCATCAGCTTTTCCTCCCGGACGATGCCTGTTTTAGCCGTTCTCAGGAAAAACCTGCTTACGCATAAGAACACCCAAATTGTTTATACTGGTGAGCTGCCGGACTTTTTCGATGCTGAGGTACTGGAGCGTGTGTATGGGTACAAATTCGACTTAAAGCGGGTTGAGAAAGCAGAAGATGTTACTGCGTTTGACGGCAGCACCGTTTTCTTCTCACAAGAGGCTGAAGTAGGGCAGGCTACCCTCACCCCACAAATTGATTTCTATGTAAGTGTGCACGGTGACCTTGGAAGTGTTTTGTTGGTAAACGGAGAAAAGAACAATGGTTACGTGTCAGAAATCCAGCATGTAAGAAGGAGGGAAAGTATAGCCATGACGCCGGCCAATAGTTTCGCTGCCTTACAGCAACTGATCGGGAAACCTTTTTCCGGTAAGGAGCAACGTGATGCCGCGGCGAACAAGGCAAAGGTGCTAGACCTACTCAAAAGCATTACCGGCACAAATGCTAACGCTTTAGTTGGTTCTTCGGGGTTGTCTATGCAGTATGCGATCATGATGGGCCTTGTTCACGAGGCGCTGGAAAAGCACACCGGAAAAGCCATCAAGTTTGTTGTTCCGCCAAACTGCTATGGCGGCACAAACGACCAGGCAAGGCGCATAGCCGCTATTCTGGATAATGTGGAAGTGGTGGACCTCCTCGTAGATAGGGAGAATAACATGGTGCAAAGTATAGACACCGTGCTGGAGAAAATTGCCAGCCAGGATGCTGTGCCTTACATTATTGCTGAAATTCCAACCAACCCAAGAGTAGAGGTTCCGGACCTTGAAAAGTTAAGGGAGGCGCTGAGCAAAACGCGTAAGACGGCAACCGGAAGTGTTGCTGTTGACCCGGTATTTATACTTGACCAAACGTTCTGCCCAAATGTGCAGTTTGTTGGTAAAGACGGAATCCTCTCCTCAATCAGAAGCATTTCATACGCCAGCGGATCCAAGTTCCCAAGTGGCGGAAAAGCTACTGCTGGTTACTGTGTCGCAAACAGCAAAGCCGAAGCTTTGCTGGAGAAAATAGACAAGCACCTGAGGCTTTGCGATAACGAAGCGACCGACCTCCAGATGGAAATACTGGCAGAACAGCTGCCTTCTATGAACCAGCGCATTGAGGCTGCCTACAGGAATACGCGCGAGTTTGTAAACTTCATTAAGGATACCTTACCGGAGGCGAAGATCAATTTCGTTTCTGAAGAATTGGCAGAACAAGGGTTTACGCCATCGGTGTTTTCGCTGGATTTGCCTACAAAGGGAAACACAGCTGAGGAAAGGGAAGCCTACAAGCGGGAGCTCAATAATAAGTTGATCAACATGATGATCACTGAAATCCCTAATGAAAGCAAATACTGTGTGAGCTACGGCCAGCTAAAAGGGTGCTACTGGACCATACCTGCCACCTCCACGCAAGGCACCACCAAAGAAGCCGACAAAGACTATATCGCCCGGGTATCTCTGTCCCCGGACTTAGATCTTGAGCTTCATAAAAAAGTGTTTGCAGATTTTGTAGAGCAGATTTAAGGCTGGTGGAGGTATTGTAACCGGAGCCAGTTCTTACGTATGTTAGCCGCTATGTTACTCGCTTATGCGATGTAATGTAGCGGCTAACGGCGTTTTAAAGCTACGATACATGCTTCCTTTTGTGCTGCTGGTTTGGTTGCTGGTAAAAACACCAATAACGGAGGGGTAAACACTGGCGCAAGCGTCCGCTTGTGCCGCGGTACTAACGGTGCATACTGTACTCCACCTTACACAATCAGCATAATATCCAGCAGGCTGGGTTCTCCTGCATAGGCAGTGGCGCTGCTGTAAGTATACGCCTCGGGGAGGCTGACAAACCCTGCCTTTACCGGATTCTGGTGGATATAGTCCAGCTTCTGCTGCAGCAGAAAGTTCGTGTTAAGCTCGATGGGGTGGTTGTGCTGCTGCCAGAACTGATAATCGTTGTTGTTGCCGTTCTTCTTCCCGGCCCGTTGCATCAGCCAGAGCATCCAATCTTTGCGGCTCTCCTGCGGGTTATCCTGTATGGCCTTTCTGAGTTGGGTGGAAGTATAGCTTTTAAAGTCGCGCAGGATGTTTTGGAGCGGCTCCTGCTGGCTACCGACGATCAGGTGCACGTGGTTTGTCATGATACAGTAGGCGTACACTTCCAGGCCCTTCTGCCTAGTGCAGTAGTTAAGGCTATCGAGTAGCACCTGCCTGTACTCTTCCCGACCGAACACGTCGATCCAGTATACTACCGAAAAACTGACAAAGTATAATTTGCGCTGGTCCCTGATTTTATACTTCCTGCTCATACGCTGTAGTATGGTTTAGCCTTTCCATACTTGGCTACAGGCTAGCTGGTTTTCCCAGGCAGACATAAAGTCTATGTAATCTCATAGCGCAAGCGTCCGCTTGTGCTGCCACTGCTTTGGCTACAGGTTTATTAGTTTGCTGGCTGTGATGCGGGGCAAATGGGTTGTTTTGCTGTCGCAAGGCACAAGCGGACGCTTGCGCCAGGGGGGGAGTATTCAGCTATTATAGAAATTCAGGACATCTAAGAGTAAAAGACCAGACAAAAATATAATCTGGTCTTTTTATTCAACATCATTCTGCTTCAATTCCTATCAGCTCGTACAAGGTTTTCTCATTCCCCGTCTTATAGATAGTTTTATAAATTCTTAATTGAAATCGACAAAGTTGATTCAAGAAATCTTTGTATGAAATAACCTCCTCTTCTCCTAGTTCTTTTCCAATACTTCCTGAAATTGGCTTTCCATCAATATCAACCATTTCAAATTTTCCTGAATCTAGAAGAATTCCGCGCAAAGTACCTAGAACAAATATTTCATTCTCTTCACTTTCTGCAGCGTCAACACGTTCAAAAGCAACTCTAACATCTTCTTCTGATATTTGAATTCCGAAATCTCCAGACTCCATTTTGATAACTGAATTCTCCTTGTAAACAGCTTCTAAGAATTTCTTCAAATTACTTAATGTACCTTTAGGAGAATTTGCTGTTGCTAACTCAAATTGTTCATCGCCTTCAGCTGCAGAACTTATTAACTGTATAGTTTGCTTAATTGCTTTTCCTACTTCTTGCTCATCAAATAAATCACTTGATTCTAACTGGCTTAGCTCAACTCCAAATGACCCAACAGGTAAAGCTGTTAAATACAAATCAGTATTTGCTTTCTTTTTTTTCTGATTTTTACCTTGAGCAGCCCCGAATCGAATAAGTGCGGTTTGAGTCTTGACTAATGATTGAAATGGGTCTACAGTTTTACTTACAAAGCGAGATTTAATTCCTTGTGAACCTTTTACAGCACTTCCACTAAAGAGCAAACGCACTTTTGCCTCAGTTACATTTTTAGGAAGCCCCTCTAACTCCTGCTGCAATTGCGCTAACTTGTCTTTTGCACCCAAAGACATGATAGGATGATCTCCTACAAGATTAAGCATTCGCTCTGTATCAACAATTTGAGCTTTTATTTCCTGAATTCTATTAAACAAACTCATATAATCCCCTTCTGTGAGTTTAAGTATTGTAACGCTTGTTGATCCTCAATAGGTGTATTTATGGGTATACGTAAAATCCCTTTCCAAATTTGATTTCTTCTGTGTGTAAATAGCTGAATCCAAAATCTTGTAGCTTCAATTACACGGAACGGGTCGGTTGCGATATCAACTGGTTGATTATCTACTTTATATTTTACTTTTGCCTTACTTGGCATTGCAAATTCGATAAAATTTGATGTTATATTTTTATTCACGTCAATCACTATGCCAGGTGTTTTTTCTAGTTGTCCAGCATAAAATGTAACAACATCAATATCTTTTGGTGGTCGTTTCTCTAGTGTCTCAATATCTTCTAAAAAGCTTCCATCAAGCCACTGATAGCCAAGAATTATATCTTCCAAAGTCATTTTCTCACGAAAAGAAATAAAGCCTTCTAATATTGCTATACGTTCTTTTGAAGTAGCAAATCTATTGCAAAGCTCAATTATAGTACAATCATATGGAGAAACTTGAGAAGAGGAGGTTGGGTGATTCCCTTGGTATGGAGGAAGAACTCTATTATGATCAAAAGAAGGAATTGGAGGCATAAAAGTTTGTTCTGTATCTAAATTATATCAGTTTTACTTTAAATCATTGCAATATAATATTTATAATATTTATACGTACAATAAAAAAACAGTCCCCTATACCGTCCCCTGAAAACAAAAAAAGCCCTGTAAATTAAGTATTTACAGGGCTTTTTATTCACTAAATGTACCTTGGGCCGGAGTCGAACCGGCACGAGTGTAACCTCATTGGTGTTTGAGACCAACGCGTCTACCAATTCCGCCACCAAGGCATGTTCCTCTGTCAGGAACGCGATGCAAACTTAGATAAACTTTCTTGAATGCGCAACAGGTATTTCTTCTTCAGGTAGTAAGTTTTTACCTCCTGCAGGGCCTCCTCCTTGGTAACGCCATGAAGCTCAGGATATCGCTGCAAAACAGGCAGTACGTCATTGTCTAGCTGCGCCATTACGCCGCTGCTTTTCTGCCCGATTTCGTGCAGTTTGTCGGCATCAAAGTCAAACTCCAGCTCCATCAGCTCCTCGTTCAGCTCCATCATCTCCATCAGGAAGTCAGAAGGCAGTTCGTTTTTACCGCCTTCCTCCAGCAGCCCGTGCTCCTTCAGGATGTACTGCATGCGCAGGTCCGGGTCGGAGAGGGTGCGGTAAGCGTTGGTGTTCTGGGTGCTGAGCTGCAGAATCTCCTGCTGCTTTTCCTGCGGCTCGTTGGCAAAAAAGTCCGGGTGGTACTCGCGGCTCAGTTTATAGTAGGTGTTCTTCAGGGCCTTCTCATCCAACAGAAAGCTCTCGGGTATATTATAGAATTCGAAGTAGTTGCTCATCTACAGTAGGGTTTAAAGTATGAATTGCTCTACAAAGGTACAGAAACTGGCACACTAATGTTCGCAGGTAAACTTTGCACAACGTTTCATCCCGGCGTAGTTATATTTTTTATTTAGACTATTTCTAAATAAATTTGGGCATCTTGTGAAAACAGCCTCCTGCTAAACCTGAAGAAAACAGATATGCCCGCAACTAAAGTGCTTGTAGCCGATGCCAACCTGCTGATCAGGAAAGGAATTGTTGCGCTCTTACAGCAGCAGGAAGGGCTACAGGTAATCGCCGAGGCCGAGAGCGAGGATGAACTGCTGCAGCTGGTGCAGCAGCACGAGCCAGACGTGGTGGTGCTGGACTGTAACCAGCCCGGCCTGCTGGAGCTTGCAAGGCTTGCCACGCTAAAAGGCCTGGTTACGAATACCCATCTGCTGGTGATCACCGACGATTGCGGAAAGGATACCGTGCTGGAGGCGCTCAAGGCCGGCGCGACAGGCTACGTCCTGAAAGTATGCGGCGAGCAGGAGATTGTGAGCGCCGTGCTGGCTACGGCACGGGGCGAGCGCTTTATGTGCAGCCAGGTGCTGGATGCCGTGTTTAAGGAGGACAGCACACCGGAGGCCGAGCACCCGCTCACCCCCCGCGAAATCGAGATCATCCAGCTTATTGCCGAGGGTAACTCCACGCTGCAGATTGCCGACACGCTCTTCCTGAGCCACCACACGATTAACTCTCACCGTAAGAATATTCTACGCAAACTGGGCATAAAGTCGCCCGCAGAGCTTATCGTGAAGGCCCTGGACCTGGGCATTGTAAAACCCCACCGTTAACCCGCTGCCATACAACGCCCCGGCGGCGGCTGCCGCTGGCCTGCAGGCGCCCGGCTTATACATAGGCGGTACGGTTTCCCTTGTTTCGGGCTTTACATTCTCCGTAGCTGCTGCTCGGGCGCGCGGGGCAGGCGAGACTCCCAGCAAAAGAAGCAGGCCCGGCGGCAGCCGTAGCCACAGGCAACTCCCTAGTTCTAGCTAGCCCACCGGCAGCCATTTTGGCTATTACCAGCGATTGACGGGCAGCGGGCCCGGCTGTACCTTTGTATCATTGGTTATCGTTCCAGCTAAGAGGCGACATAACATGAAAGACAACAGCATGAAACTGCAGCAGCGTTCAAAGAGCCACAGCCGTTTAGAGGAGCTTGGTGCTGTTGTGCTTGTCGTTTTGGAATGGAGCCATGCGGTAGCCCGGTTCTACAGAGAAGTGCTTAGGATGACGTTTAAAGTCATGTAAAATATTGTTAGTGTTAGATTGGTGAATGTCCTGCCTGGGGTGACTTTATAGTTTGCTAGCCCCAGGCAACAAGAAAAGCGCAGCGGCAGCCCACAGCTAAGGGTTAGCGGCTGCGTTTTGTTTTGGCTGAAACCGCAACGGCATTCCCTGCGCCTGCAACAGGCTGGCCTTAGGCCTCCACCTGCTGTAACGACCAGGCCTGCGGCTTATCGGCGAAAAGCGTTTTGGTGGCGGGCCATACTTGCCCGAACAGCTCGGAGCCGCGGTACCTGTTCAGGTGGTCTTCTGAGTCCCACAGGCTGTAGGTGCTGTACACGTTGGGCTGGTGCAGGTCCTGCAGCAGCTCTACATGCTGGCAGCCCTCAAAGGCGCGGATTCTGGCTTTGGAGTTGCGGAAGATCTCCAGAAACTCCGCTGTTTTCTCTTCTTTAAACGTCATCCTGACGATGCGAACGATCATAGTTTGAATAACTGACTTTTGAATAATGGAATGAGGTGAATGCCTGAACACTTAATCTGCCACTCTACAGCAGCTCCAGACATTCATCTTGCCAAATGTACAAACCACTATTCAGTTATTCAGTCACGCAGCCATTCAAAATTGCCTCAGCTGCCCGGGTAAAAGCGCACGTCCACCTGCGAGTCGAAGCCCAGGCCCAGGAGCTCGGCCGCGTGGCCTTTGTTGATGCCGATGCACAGCAGGCCCTGGCTGTTGTAGGTGCAGCAGCAGTCGCCGTCGTCTACCTGGCTGTAGTTCGGGAAGATGCGGCCAACGGTTTCGCGGCCGAAGTGGATGGTGAAGGTGCGGCCGTGGGCAATGGTTTCCACGCTGTCGCGGGTAATGTCGGTGATCAGGTTGCCGTAGCGGTCTACATGGATCACGTGGCCGGTAACGGAGTGGTCGCCGAGGCGCAGCTGGCGGTTAAACAGATGGCGGAAGTCGCTGGTGCGCTCGCCCAGCACCTCCAGGTCGCCGCCCTTGGCCAGGAACACGGCGGCAGGGGCCAGCAGGTCCTTGGCCGGGAACGGCATCAACGGGTTCTCCGCCTTCAGCTCCACTACCTGCTCCGGCCGTCCTTCTGTGAGGAGGGCGAGCAGGCCGTTGTCGGGGAGTAAAAAGTAGTGCCCCTTGTGCTTTGCAGCATGATATTTGCCATATTTACAGCCGAGGGTGTCTACGGCAATCAGGTGCACGGTGCCTTCCGGAAAATCACGGAACACGGCGCCGAAAACATACTCCGCCTGTGCGATGTTGTAGGGCTCCACGGCATGCGTGATATCTACGACAGGCACCTGCGGGTCTAGCGAGAGAATTTTGGCTTTTACAGCAGCCACGTAGTGGTCGCTATATCCAAAATCAGAGAGAAACGTAATTACAGCCATATTACGAACTATAATTTGAGTAGATTTGTCTAATAATTATTGAATTTATTTAAATTAAAGAAAATATTCCCAACATACTATATAAGAGGGTAAACATTTGGTAGAGAAAGTAATAACCTTAGAGAATATATCTCTCATTGACTTTCTGGGAACAGAGAATCAAAACATAAAACAACTTGCTGCGGCATTCCCCAGCAGTAAGATTATATCGAGAGGTAATGAGATCAAGATTCAGGGGCAGACCCCTGAGATCACTAAAATTCATGAAATCCTTTCTTCGCTGATCGATCATTATCATAAGTTTGGAAAGATTACGCATAACAGCGTAAATAGATATCTCGGAACGGATGGTGTGACGGATGAGGAGGTTATCGTGACTTCCCCGGACGTGATCGTGTACGGCAGCAAGGGCGGCATTATCAAAGCCAAAACGCCTAACCAGCAGAAACTGGTGGACGCGGTGGAGAAAAACGACCTGGTGTTTGCCCTGGGCCCGGCCGGTACAGGTAAAACCTACGTGTCGGTGGCCCTGGCAGTGCGGGCCCTCAAGAACAAAGAGGTGAAGAAGATCATCATATCCAGGCCGGTGGTAGAGGCGGGCGAGAGCCTCGGCTTTCTTCCCGGCGATATGAAGGAGAAAGTGGACCCGTACCTGCGCCCGATCTACGATGCGCTGGAGGACATGATCCCGGTGGAGAAGCTGAAGTACTACCAGGAGAACAAGATCATTGAGATAGCGCCGCTGGCTTACATGCGTGGCCGTACGCTGAACAATGCCTTCGTGCTGCTGGATGAGGCGCAGAACACCACGCCGGCCCAGATGAAGATGTTCCTGACCCGTATGGGCCCGAACGCCAAACTGATGGTGAACGGCGACTGGTCGCAGGTGGATTTGCCGCGCAACCAACGCTCCGGCCTGATGGAGGCGCTGAACATTCTGCGTGGCGTGAAGGGCATCGGTTTCGTGGAGATGAGCGCCGAGGACGTGGTGCGCCACCGCCTGGTGCGCGACATCGTGAACGCCTACAGCAAACTGGAGGAGGAGCGCCGTGCCGCCCGCGAGGAGGCCAAGGCTGCCGAAGCCGGTGAGCCTGTAAAGGTGAACGGGCGAAGCAGGAGGAAAGTAACCGAGTAAGCAGCTGGTTGTCCTCTTCCCGGATGCAGGGAGTTTTCTTTAGATTTATACTTGATAAGCATACCGTCGAGACGCAAGCCCTTGCGTCTCGACGTTTTTATAGACTGTTACATGATTGAGCTAAAGCGTGTTGACAACGAGCAGGACCTGAAGGCTGCCTTCGCCATTCGCGAGAAAGTGTTTGTGCAGGAGCAGCAAGTGCCCCGCGATGCCGAGTATGATGAGCATGAGCCGGTTGCCAGCCATTACCTGGCCACCTATGCGGGAGTAGCCTGCGGAGCCGCCCGCTGGCGCAAAACAGATGCCGGCGTTAAGCTGGAGCGCTTTGCCGTGCTGCCGGCCTACCGCAACAAAAACGTAGGAGGCGCGGTATTGAAGGCTGTGCTACAAGATGTACAGGCAGAACAGCCCCACCAGAAGATTTACCTGCACGCCCAGCTGCCGGCCGTAAACTTCTACAAGCGCCACGGCTTTGTGGAAGAAGGCGACATGTTCAGCGAGTGTGCTATCAACCACTATAAAATGATTTACAGAGGCTGATGCTTCGGTGGGCGCCATACCCGTTTGTGCGCATCACCCTCAGTTTTGTGGCAGGTGTTCTGCTGTACCTTGTGTTGGGCAGGCAGTCCGGGTTTAGCCTCGGGTTGCTTGCCTTTTTCTTTGCCTGCTTTGTAGCGGCTTTCCTGCTCGCCAAGAAGTATAAAGCCGCCTTTGCCTGGGATGTTGCCGGTATACTTGGCCTGCTTACCTGGTTTGCCCTGGGGCTTGCCGTGGCAGAGCAGCGCACCGAGCTTCATCAGCCCAGCCACCTGACGCACCTGCAGGCGCAGCCAGCCTACTATACTGGTGTGGTGGCGGATTACGTGGTGCAGAAGCCCGACTACCAGAGCACCGTGCTGAAGGTAAGGCAGGTGCAGGTAAACGGCCAGTGGCGGGAGGCCACCGGCAAAGTACAGCTCTCGGTCCCCCATGATTCGGAGCAGCCATTCGAACTCAACTATGGCGATGTGCTCCTCGTGAAAGGGGCGCCGCAGCCGGTAGCCCCGCCCCTCAACCCCAACCAGTTCGATTACAGCGCCTTCCTGGCGAACAAAAACATTTACCACCGGCATTACCTGCAGCCGTTCCAGTACCAGAAGGTTGCCTCTGAGCCTCCTAACCCCATCTTATACTACAGCATTCAACTGCGGCGGCGGCTGGACGGGGTGCTGCGCGAGCGGGTAGGGGAGAAGCGGGAGTATGCCATCGCCTCGGCGCTCCTGCTGGGGGTGAAGGACGAGCTGGACAACAGCATCCGGCAAGCCTACGCCGACACGGGCACTATGCACGTGCTGGCGGTGTCGGGGCTGCATGTCGGATTGATTTACACGGTGCTGATGCTCCTGCTGGCAAAGTTCAACGCAACGGCACGGCAACGCTGGGTGGGCGCGGCGCTGGTGCTGGCCGTGCTTTGGCTGTATGCCTTCGTCACTGGTTTGTCGCCCTCGGTGCTGCGGGCAGTGCTGATGTTTAGCCTGGCGACGGTCGGGCTGGCGCTCCGGCGGAAAACCGTTATCTACAACACGGTGGCCGTGGCGGCGCTGGTGCTGCTCCTGGTTAACCCCTATAACCTGCTGGAGGTGGGTTTTCAGCTCTCGTTCCTGGCCGTGCTGGGCATCGTGTACCTGCAGCCGAAGCTGTACGGCCTGCTGGAGATAAAGCACTGGCTCGCCGACTTTATCTGGGCGTACTTTGCGGTGGCGGTAGCGGCGCAGCTGGCCACGTTCCCGCTCGGGCTGTACTACTTTCACCAGTTCCCGGTGTACTTCTGGCTGGCCAATATTGTGGTGGTGCCGCTGGCGACGCTGGTGCTGTATTCGGGTATGGTGGCGCTGTTGTTTAGCTGGGTGCCCGGGGTGAGCGATTGGCTGTTCGACCTGCACCTGGTGCTGACCTATCTCATGAACGACTTTAACGTGTGGGTGCAGCGCTGGCCGCAGGCACTCATCAACGGCATCGATATTTCCCTGCTGCAAACCTGCCTGCTCTACCTGTTGCTGTTCGCGGCTATGCTCTTCCTGGCGCGCAAGAGGCTGCGCTACCTGGT includes:
- a CDS encoding PLP-dependent transferase, which gives rise to MEDSKVLNYIEEVLENMPADWLRLTTHRLDIYNEQLAKTQFLEQFEALFEARNAETAALSALPTAFDYIRLGHPLSSILEWAIASLHNLKPENVISFSSRTMPVLAVLRKNLLTHKNTQIVYTGELPDFFDAEVLERVYGYKFDLKRVEKAEDVTAFDGSTVFFSQEAEVGQATLTPQIDFYVSVHGDLGSVLLVNGEKNNGYVSEIQHVRRRESIAMTPANSFAALQQLIGKPFSGKEQRDAAANKAKVLDLLKSITGTNANALVGSSGLSMQYAIMMGLVHEALEKHTGKAIKFVVPPNCYGGTNDQARRIAAILDNVEVVDLLVDRENNMVQSIDTVLEKIASQDAVPYIIAEIPTNPRVEVPDLEKLREALSKTRKTATGSVAVDPVFILDQTFCPNVQFVGKDGILSSIRSISYASGSKFPSGGKATAGYCVANSKAEALLEKIDKHLRLCDNEATDLQMEILAEQLPSMNQRIEAAYRNTREFVNFIKDTLPEAKINFVSEELAEQGFTPSVFSLDLPTKGNTAEEREAYKRELNNKLINMMITEIPNESKYCVSYGQLKGCYWTIPATSTQGTTKEADKDYIARVSLSPDLDLELHKKVFADFVEQI
- a CDS encoding REP-associated tyrosine transposase; translated protein: MSRKYKIRDQRKLYFVSFSVVYWIDVFGREEYRQVLLDSLNYCTRQKGLEVYAYCIMTNHVHLIVGSQQEPLQNILRDFKSYTSTQLRKAIQDNPQESRKDWMLWLMQRAGKKNGNNNDYQFWQQHNHPIELNTNFLLQQKLDYIHQNPVKAGFVSLPEAYTYSSATAYAGEPSLLDIMLIV
- a CDS encoding DUF6932 family protein; this translates as MPPIPSFDHNRVLPPYQGNHPTSSSQVSPYDCTIIELCNRFATSKERIAILEGFISFREKMTLEDIILGYQWLDGSFLEDIETLEKRPPKDIDVVTFYAGQLEKTPGIVIDVNKNITSNFIEFAMPSKAKVKYKVDNQPVDIATDPFRVIEATRFWIQLFTHRRNQIWKGILRIPINTPIEDQQALQYLNSQKGII
- the hscB gene encoding Fe-S protein assembly co-chaperone HscB is translated as MSNYFEFYNIPESFLLDEKALKNTYYKLSREYHPDFFANEPQEKQQEILQLSTQNTNAYRTLSDPDLRMQYILKEHGLLEEGGKNELPSDFLMEMMELNEELMELEFDFDADKLHEIGQKSSGVMAQLDNDVLPVLQRYPELHGVTKEEALQEVKTYYLKKKYLLRIQESLSKFASRS
- a CDS encoding LuxR C-terminal-related transcriptional regulator → MPATKVLVADANLLIRKGIVALLQQQEGLQVIAEAESEDELLQLVQQHEPDVVVLDCNQPGLLELARLATLKGLVTNTHLLVITDDCGKDTVLEALKAGATGYVLKVCGEQEIVSAVLATARGERFMCSQVLDAVFKEDSTPEAEHPLTPREIEIIQLIAEGNSTLQIADTLFLSHHTINSHRKNILRKLGIKSPAELIVKALDLGIVKPHR
- a CDS encoding putative quinol monooxygenase — translated: MIVRIVRMTFKEEKTAEFLEIFRNSKARIRAFEGCQHVELLQDLHQPNVYSTYSLWDSEDHLNRYRGSELFGQVWPATKTLFADKPQAWSLQQVEA
- a CDS encoding SAM hydrolase/SAM-dependent halogenase family protein, with amino-acid sequence MAVITFLSDFGYSDHYVAAVKAKILSLDPQVPVVDITHAVEPYNIAQAEYVFGAVFRDFPEGTVHLIAVDTLGCKYGKYHAAKHKGHYFLLPDNGLLALLTEGRPEQVVELKAENPLMPFPAKDLLAPAAVFLAKGGDLEVLGERTSDFRHLFNRQLRLGDHSVTGHVIHVDRYGNLITDITRDSVETIAHGRTFTIHFGRETVGRIFPNYSQVDDGDCCCTYNSQGLLCIGINKGHAAELLGLGFDSQVDVRFYPGS
- a CDS encoding PhoH family protein, with the protein product MVEKVITLENISLIDFLGTENQNIKQLAAAFPSSKIISRGNEIKIQGQTPEITKIHEILSSLIDHYHKFGKITHNSVNRYLGTDGVTDEEVIVTSPDVIVYGSKGGIIKAKTPNQQKLVDAVEKNDLVFALGPAGTGKTYVSVALAVRALKNKEVKKIIISRPVVEAGESLGFLPGDMKEKVDPYLRPIYDALEDMIPVEKLKYYQENKIIEIAPLAYMRGRTLNNAFVLLDEAQNTTPAQMKMFLTRMGPNAKLMVNGDWSQVDLPRNQRSGLMEALNILRGVKGIGFVEMSAEDVVRHRLVRDIVNAYSKLEEERRAAREEAKAAEAGEPVKVNGRSRRKVTE
- a CDS encoding GNAT family N-acetyltransferase is translated as MIELKRVDNEQDLKAAFAIREKVFVQEQQVPRDAEYDEHEPVASHYLATYAGVACGAARWRKTDAGVKLERFAVLPAYRNKNVGGAVLKAVLQDVQAEQPHQKIYLHAQLPAVNFYKRHGFVEEGDMFSECAINHYKMIYRG
- a CDS encoding ComEC/Rec2 family competence protein — encoded protein: MLRWAPYPFVRITLSFVAGVLLYLVLGRQSGFSLGLLAFFFACFVAAFLLAKKYKAAFAWDVAGILGLLTWFALGLAVAEQRTELHQPSHLTHLQAQPAYYTGVVADYVVQKPDYQSTVLKVRQVQVNGQWREATGKVQLSVPHDSEQPFELNYGDVLLVKGAPQPVAPPLNPNQFDYSAFLANKNIYHRHYLQPFQYQKVASEPPNPILYYSIQLRRRLDGVLRERVGEKREYAIASALLLGVKDELDNSIRQAYADTGTMHVLAVSGLHVGLIYTVLMLLLAKFNATARQRWVGAALVLAVLWLYAFVTGLSPSVLRAVLMFSLATVGLALRRKTVIYNTVAVAALVLLLVNPYNLLEVGFQLSFLAVLGIVYLQPKLYGLLEIKHWLADFIWAYFAVAVAAQLATFPLGLYYFHQFPVYFWLANIVVVPLATLVLYSGMVALLFSWVPGVSDWLFDLHLVLTYLMNDFNVWVQRWPQALINGIDISLLQTCLLYLLLFAAMLFLARKRLRYLVVAVAVVAALAGQEVWEEVRQEGQRQLAVYSVRGSTGIGLVQGQRAVLLADSSLLRHPGNYTFNVQPHLWQVGVQQPEFIPFEKATAGFSPVAALPDSNQLLVWQGQRWLILSHPPRLQPASGFAVDYLLLRHNVRLKPEELQAYTFKKLILDASSAPWYRRRLHQQLDTLGIPYYDVADSGAFVLRL